A window from Carassius carassius chromosome 40, fCarCar2.1, whole genome shotgun sequence encodes these proteins:
- the LOC132122028 gene encoding nuclear receptor-binding factor 2-like — MEVLDSPLNLAHQQCRKADRLLAAGKFEDAISCHRKAAELLKDAMKLTKCEQAHLSLELQRDSHIKQQRLIEEQWKQAKRENKPRMLQHVPVSDQMPRRHLQPAGATTDVSQPSEREYDTWLYLLKNKGTVPEPCAGSKAQKDDKTRLEEQQTTIDDLRNLVDRLVSENEQLKRENEQLRAENARLKKEPYADADFVERSELWVLPQTVEERKAKDIPIPQLPPLEMPTQEISLEDLPSLELPEDIQQELQELLDGERL, encoded by the exons ATGGAGGTGCTGGACAGTCCTCTCAATCTC GCCCATCAACAGTGCAGGAAAGCAGACCGCTTGCTGGCTGCAGGGAAATTTGAAGATGCCATCTCCTGCCACAGAAAAGCTGCAG AACTTCTCAAGGATGCCATGAAGCTCACCAAGTGTGAACAG GCTCACTTGTCTCTGGAGCTTCAGAGGGACAGTCACATCAAGCAGCAAAGGCTAATCGAGGAGCAATGGAAGCAAGCAAAGCGAGAGAACAAGCCCAGAATGCTCCAGCACGTTCCCGTCTCAGACCAGATGCCACGCCGCCACCTACAGCCGGCTGGAGCCACCACAGATGTTTCCCAACCCTCCGAACGAGAGTACGACACCTGGCTGTATCTTCTAAAAAACAAAGGCACTGTCCCAGAGCCCTGTGCCGGCAGTAAAGCCCAGAAAGACGACAAGACCCGTTTAGAAGAGCAGCAGACAACCATCGATGACCTGCGCAACCTGGTGGACCGACTGGTGTCTGAAAACGAGCAGCTGAAACGGGAGAACGAGCAGCTGCGGGCGGAGAACGCCCGGCTGAAGAAGGAACCCTATGCCGATGCCGACTTCGTGGAGCGGTCGGAGCTATGGGTGCTTCCGCAGACAGTCGAGGAGCGCAAGGCCAAGGACATTCCCATCCCACAGCTCCCTCCGCTGGAGATGCCCACTCAGGAGATCTCTCTGGAAGACCTGCCCAGCCTGGAGCTTCCTGAGGACATCCAGCAGGAACTGCAGGAGCTGCTGGATGGGGAGAGGCTGTGA